One window of Gloeothece citriformis PCC 7424 genomic DNA carries:
- a CDS encoding PadR family transcriptional regulator, whose amino-acid sequence MFGLFPKHGLTPAFAGEGFERPLFAVEGGRQFRHGGRRGRHNCRTRRGEIKFILLSLLSERPRHGYELIKELEDRYGGFRRLSPGSVYPTLQLLEEGGYLTSEQIEGKRVYTITESGKQLLAQRIEQTEEETPLDDYYNQVINQPSELIELSKALSQLNDAVKQMANSGNLQQIDRVRERIIELKREIYRMLAEQ is encoded by the coding sequence ATGTTTGGACTATTTCCAAAGCATGGTTTGACACCGGCTTTCGCTGGAGAAGGTTTTGAGCGTCCCTTGTTTGCTGTAGAAGGAGGAAGACAGTTTAGACATGGGGGTAGAAGAGGAAGACATAACTGTCGTACTCGTCGAGGTGAGATTAAATTTATTTTGCTCTCTTTGCTGTCTGAACGTCCCCGACATGGTTATGAGTTAATCAAAGAACTAGAAGACCGTTATGGCGGTTTCCGTCGTCTGAGTCCGGGGTCAGTCTATCCAACTCTTCAGTTGTTAGAGGAAGGAGGGTATCTAACCAGTGAACAAATAGAAGGCAAACGGGTTTATACCATTACCGAGAGTGGAAAACAGTTATTAGCCCAACGAATTGAACAAACCGAGGAGGAAACACCACTAGATGATTACTATAATCAAGTCATTAATCAACCCTCTGAATTGATTGAATTGAGTAAAGCGTTAAGCCAACTTAATGATGCTGTGAAACAAATGGCAAATAGTGGTAATTTGCAGCAAATCGATCGCGTCCGAGAGCGTATAATTGAGTTAAAACGGGAAATTTATCGAATGCTAGCAGAACAATAA
- a CDS encoding 4Fe-4S dicluster domain-containing protein, with protein sequence MGKLFDELEKDILYQHGMNACLNCGVCTAVCPAAEFNDYSPREVMNTVQSEDDELIEELLKSDKIWYCGQCFSCKTRCPRGNSTASVILALRRLSIRYGYFAESEKGRQQLIAKRVFGENMLKRGYTLLAENISPSHFPELGENWEYYYTHMKEMRQWWDVPMDLENSPGSHRVIPEKDLQELRAIYQTTGAISLMDAVEKGMEKKLGNKAEVEKYWQTWLETGDSRNYELK encoded by the coding sequence ATGGGCAAGTTATTTGACGAACTCGAAAAAGATATTTTATATCAACACGGGATGAATGCGTGTCTTAATTGTGGAGTGTGTACCGCCGTTTGTCCGGCAGCAGAGTTTAATGATTATTCTCCTAGAGAAGTCATGAATACGGTTCAATCTGAAGATGACGAATTAATTGAAGAATTACTCAAATCAGATAAAATTTGGTATTGTGGACAGTGCTTTTCCTGTAAAACTCGATGTCCTAGAGGCAACAGCACCGCTTCGGTTATTCTGGCGTTACGTCGTTTATCTATTCGTTATGGTTACTTTGCCGAATCAGAAAAAGGAAGACAACAATTAATTGCCAAGCGTGTATTTGGGGAAAATATGCTCAAACGAGGCTATACTTTATTAGCTGAAAATATATCCCCCTCTCACTTCCCAGAATTAGGAGAAAATTGGGAATATTATTACACTCACATGAAAGAAATGCGTCAATGGTGGGATGTACCGATGGATTTAGAAAATAGTCCAGGTTCTCATCGTGTCATTCCAGAAAAAGATTTACAAGAACTTCGGGCAATTTATCAAACTACAGGGGCAATTTCTTTAATGGATGCAGTTGAAAAAGGCATGGAAAAAAAACTCGGTAACAAAGCCGAAGTTGAGAAATATTGGCAAACTTGGTTAGAAACTGGTGATAGCAGAAATTACGAACTGAAATAA
- a CDS encoding heterodisulfide reductase-related iron-sulfur binding cluster, with amino-acid sequence MKLAGKVKAWEKHQKTVPTVDEPGGKLWGAFRSCFLQSAAPYTEGIAYKILKNDLGIEIREAPGHTSCGAIGYHGDVSNLETQMVVAARNFSIAHYEQEVDNLFSFCVTSFANYTEVIKLWEEEPQLREYTEKILKETTGREFWIPHVSGGRPSVVHASDVFFANRHKLAAKAKYSLKGIKATDHVGCHYAKIFPEEAMGGAEFPQVLVGILEAFGAEVVDYPERRHCCGMGFRQCAFPENRDYTAGSVYKKMKSLQQTHPDCKLILTNCPGCTVFLDAEQGTIKDVLEEEFNVCVLDYAQLTGLLLGYDPFKDCGLNAKAVAIEPLLDQIGIPYDKSKTFEERRRPF; translated from the coding sequence ATGAAATTAGCCGGAAAAGTCAAAGCTTGGGAAAAACATCAAAAAACTGTGCCAACGGTAGATGAACCGGGTGGCAAACTTTGGGGCGCTTTTCGGAGTTGTTTTCTTCAAAGTGCCGCTCCCTACACAGAAGGAATTGCCTATAAAATTTTAAAAAATGATCTAGGTATAGAAATACGAGAAGCCCCCGGACATACTTCTTGTGGCGCAATTGGCTATCACGGTGATGTGTCAAACTTAGAAACCCAGATGGTTGTAGCCGCGAGAAACTTTTCTATTGCCCATTATGAACAAGAGGTTGATAATCTTTTCTCCTTTTGTGTCACCTCTTTTGCCAACTACACAGAAGTGATTAAACTTTGGGAAGAAGAACCACAATTAAGGGAATATACCGAAAAAATCTTAAAAGAAACCACAGGAAGAGAATTTTGGATTCCTCATGTATCGGGTGGCCGTCCTTCTGTGGTTCATGCGTCCGATGTATTTTTTGCTAATCGCCATAAATTAGCCGCCAAAGCCAAATATAGCTTAAAAGGAATTAAAGCGACCGATCATGTCGGCTGTCACTACGCCAAAATTTTCCCAGAAGAAGCAATGGGGGGGGCAGAGTTTCCCCAGGTATTGGTAGGGATATTAGAAGCCTTTGGGGCTGAAGTTGTGGACTACCCGGAACGGCGACACTGTTGTGGGATGGGTTTTCGTCAATGTGCTTTCCCTGAAAATCGAGACTATACCGCCGGTTCGGTTTATAAAAAAATGAAGAGTCTTCAACAAACTCACCCAGATTGTAAGTTAATCCTGACTAATTGTCCGGGTTGTACGGTGTTTCTGGATGCTGAACAGGGAACGATTAAAGATGTTTTAGAGGAAGAGTTTAATGTCTGCGTTCTCGATTATGCTCAGTTAACGGGTCTTTTGTTGGGATATGATCCGTTTAAGGATTGTGGATTAAATGCTAAAGCAGTGGCTATAGAACCTTTATTGGATCAGATTGGTATTCCTTATGATAAATCTAAGACCTTTGAGGAGCGTAGAAGACCTTTTTAA
- a CDS encoding FAD-dependent oxidoreductase, whose amino-acid sequence MSKTVVIIGGGVAGMAAAAKLQLFGHQVILIEKEKELGGQVKHWYKVFPDFTKGSEIIAKLKGELKGTRILTNTTVTHIEGSAPNFAVLTSRGEKIEAGAILVATGFKHFDASFKEEYGYGIYDNCITSVELSEMLKHQKVTTTTGKIPQKIAMIHCVGSRDQKVNNNYCSRVCCTNGIKDAIEIKTLIPDCNIYCLYMDIRVFGRGYEELYRTSQEKYGIQFIRGRLSEANEKPDRSLLLKVEDTLIGKPMKLSVDLVVLMVGMEGNTELSEVAGLTVGCDRFYATVHQQYSNNCSPQPGIFLAGAATGPKAIMESITDGRSAAAEIAAFLANSTEIESSISNGHLIVPVGSLVQ is encoded by the coding sequence ATGAGTAAAACTGTAGTAATCATCGGAGGCGGTGTTGCAGGAATGGCCGCCGCAGCTAAACTTCAATTATTCGGACACCAGGTGATTTTAATTGAAAAAGAAAAAGAACTCGGAGGTCAAGTTAAACATTGGTATAAAGTCTTTCCTGATTTTACAAAAGGGTCGGAAATTATTGCTAAATTGAAAGGAGAATTAAAGGGGACAAGAATTTTAACTAATACAACTGTCACTCATATTGAAGGGTCAGCCCCAAATTTTGCGGTGCTTACTTCTAGGGGAGAAAAAATTGAGGCTGGTGCTATTTTAGTGGCTACAGGGTTTAAACATTTTGACGCTTCTTTTAAGGAAGAATATGGCTATGGAATTTATGATAATTGTATCACTTCCGTAGAACTGAGTGAGATGCTTAAACATCAAAAGGTAACAACAACTACCGGCAAAATTCCTCAAAAAATAGCCATGATTCATTGTGTTGGATCGCGGGATCAGAAGGTGAATAATAACTATTGTTCTAGGGTTTGTTGTACGAATGGAATTAAAGACGCAATCGAAATTAAAACCCTGATTCCAGATTGTAATATTTACTGTTTATACATGGATATTCGGGTATTTGGACGGGGTTATGAGGAACTTTACCGCACTTCTCAAGAAAAATATGGCATTCAGTTCATTCGAGGCCGACTTTCAGAAGCCAATGAAAAACCCGATAGAAGTTTATTGTTAAAAGTAGAGGACACTTTAATCGGAAAACCCATGAAATTGAGTGTAGATTTAGTCGTGTTAATGGTGGGAATGGAAGGCAATACAGAATTATCTGAAGTCGCCGGTTTAACCGTTGGTTGCGATCGCTTTTATGCGACGGTTCATCAACAATATTCTAACAATTGTTCTCCCCAACCCGGAATTTTTCTAGCTGGGGCAGCGACCGGCCCAAAAGCGATTATGGAATCCATTACTGATGGTCGATCTGCCGCCGCAGAAATAGCTGCATTTTTAGCCAATTCGACAGAGATAGAATCCTCTATTTCTAATGGACATTTAATTGTCCCCGTAGGGAGTTTAGTACAGTAA